One window of Chryseobacterium sp. JJR-5R genomic DNA carries:
- a CDS encoding OmpP1/FadL family transporter — protein MKKILVSTALLAGVLSYAGGFRVSLQGVKQLAMAHTSAHAEDASVAFFNPAGMSFIPSKLSIVAGGFGASNKVTFQNTNTLQSSQTDNPMGTPLYAAIAYRPIDKLSVGFSFSTPFGSTIEWPSDWEGKEMVQKLELKSFYFQPMVSVKMADWLSFGASYIYVKGQVNWDRAVTQFGGQVNLKDEKASGHGYGFGFYFRPDPKLDVSVAYRSPVDVKAKKGVATFQFPKASIYPLLGLDGTGKDNFTATLPLVEEYTVGLTYKITPKWLVSADFNYHGWSRYTQLTLDFEKAPVGNQTDPTVSVSPKNFRNSKTFRLGTQYAFTDMIYGRLGAYYDESPYSDDRFIPETPSFNTYVVTGGVGFKLKQFGVDVAGGYAIPQARDVRNSTLGFYGQAKATAFYLGLGLSYNPF, from the coding sequence ATGAAAAAAATATTAGTATCCACTGCATTACTGGCAGGTGTTCTATCTTACGCAGGAGGCTTCCGGGTTTCTCTGCAGGGGGTAAAACAATTGGCAATGGCCCACACCAGTGCGCATGCTGAAGATGCAAGTGTGGCATTCTTTAATCCTGCAGGGATGTCATTTATTCCTTCCAAACTGAGTATAGTTGCAGGGGGATTCGGAGCAAGCAATAAAGTAACTTTCCAGAATACGAATACTTTGCAGAGTTCACAAACGGATAACCCGATGGGAACGCCTCTTTATGCTGCAATAGCGTACAGGCCGATCGATAAATTATCAGTCGGATTCAGTTTTTCCACGCCTTTCGGAAGTACAATCGAATGGCCGAGTGACTGGGAAGGAAAGGAAATGGTACAGAAACTTGAGCTGAAAAGTTTCTATTTCCAGCCGATGGTATCCGTGAAAATGGCAGACTGGCTGTCTTTCGGGGCAAGTTATATTTATGTAAAAGGCCAGGTAAACTGGGATAGAGCGGTTACGCAGTTTGGAGGTCAGGTAAACCTTAAAGACGAAAAAGCAAGCGGCCACGGCTATGGCTTCGGTTTTTATTTCAGGCCGGACCCGAAACTGGACGTAAGTGTTGCTTACCGTTCACCGGTTGATGTGAAAGCCAAGAAAGGGGTGGCTACCTTCCAGTTCCCGAAAGCTTCCATCTATCCTTTATTAGGATTAGACGGTACGGGGAAAGATAATTTTACAGCAACCTTACCTTTAGTGGAAGAATATACGGTTGGTTTAACCTATAAAATTACACCGAAATGGCTGGTTTCTGCGGATTTCAACTACCACGGGTGGTCAAGATATACCCAGCTGACACTTGACTTTGAAAAAGCGCCTGTCGGAAATCAGACAGACCCTACGGTTTCTGTTTCCCCTAAAAACTTCAGGAACTCCAAAACATTCAGATTGGGAACCCAATATGCATTTACCGATATGATTTACGGGCGTCTGGGTGCTTACTATGACGAGTCTCCTTATTCTGACGACCGTTTTATTCCTGAAACACCATCATTCAATACCTATGTTGTTACGGGCGGGGTCGGCTTCAAGCTGAAACAGTTCGGCGTTGACGTTGCAGGAGGCTATGCCATACCACAGGCCAGAGACGTAAGGAATTCAACACTTGGCTTCTATGGCCAGGCAAAAGCTACGGCATTCTATTTAGGTTTAGGTTTATCTTACAACCCTTTTTAA
- the ricT gene encoding regulatory iron-sulfur-containing complex subunit RicT has translation MSCGCKTSGDSAHSCGPKKTANGCENVNTCGNSYKLSVFDWLSNINNPATNRCDFVEVRFKNDRKSFYKNVNNIPLHIGSVVTVESSPGHDVGVVSLTGELVKIQMKKKRFSEESPLKIYRQANQKDLEVWQEARKKEENIKIEARKIAHRIGLEMKITDVEYQGDASKVTFYYTAENRVDFRQLIKEYAGAFRTKIDMKQIGFRQEAAKVGGIGSCGRELCCSTWLTDFRSVNTNVARYQQLSINPQKLAGQCGKLKCCLNYELDSYLDALSHFPSSSTTLDTEKGRAFCIKIDVFKKKMWFAYVDSSMAWYDFDIEVIKKLIAKNKRGEKTPPLEELKQPDVPLVSIDLIQENNVDRFEKKNRGNNNKNRNQNRPNNNPNNPNTNQGQKRNQARPERQDRPEQRSDRNEKSERPQRQERQPNPNANSAGTGQPRTQKPQQPKPQMEKTEAVTGADAEKKPNPNKKKFKKKFPPKKDNNA, from the coding sequence ATGAGTTGTGGATGTAAAACATCCGGCGATTCTGCACATTCTTGCGGACCCAAGAAAACCGCGAATGGCTGTGAAAATGTAAATACCTGTGGTAATAGTTATAAATTAAGTGTTTTTGACTGGCTTTCCAACATCAACAATCCCGCAACGAACCGATGCGATTTTGTAGAAGTTAGATTTAAAAATGACAGAAAATCCTTTTATAAAAATGTAAACAATATCCCGTTACATATAGGTAGTGTAGTTACAGTAGAATCAAGTCCCGGACATGATGTAGGTGTGGTAAGTCTCACCGGAGAACTGGTAAAGATTCAGATGAAAAAGAAAAGATTTTCAGAAGAATCTCCCTTGAAGATATACCGGCAGGCCAACCAGAAAGACCTTGAGGTATGGCAGGAAGCACGGAAAAAAGAAGAGAATATAAAAATAGAAGCACGGAAAATTGCCCACAGAATCGGTCTTGAAATGAAGATTACCGATGTGGAATACCAGGGGGATGCTTCAAAAGTAACATTTTATTATACCGCAGAAAACCGCGTGGATTTCAGGCAGCTGATTAAAGAATATGCGGGAGCTTTCAGGACAAAAATCGACATGAAGCAGATCGGCTTCAGGCAGGAAGCGGCGAAAGTAGGCGGAATCGGATCCTGCGGAAGGGAGCTCTGCTGCTCTACATGGCTTACAGATTTCAGATCTGTAAACACCAATGTTGCCAGATACCAGCAGTTAAGCATCAATCCCCAGAAACTGGCCGGACAATGCGGGAAACTCAAGTGCTGCCTTAATTACGAGCTGGACAGCTATCTTGATGCGTTAAGCCACTTCCCTTCTTCTTCTACCACTTTAGACACTGAAAAAGGAAGGGCATTCTGTATTAAAATCGATGTTTTCAAAAAGAAAATGTGGTTTGCCTACGTAGACAGCTCGATGGCCTGGTATGACTTTGATATTGAGGTGATTAAAAAGTTAATCGCCAAAAACAAGCGTGGTGAAAAAACACCTCCTCTTGAAGAACTGAAACAGCCTGATGTGCCGTTGGTAAGCATTGACCTGATCCAGGAAAACAATGTTGACCGGTTTGAAAAGAAAAACAGGGGAAATAATAATAAGAACAGAAACCAGAACAGGCCGAATAATAATCCGAATAATCCTAACACAAACCAGGGACAGAAAAGGAACCAGGCCAGGCCTGAAAGACAGGACCGCCCTGAACAGCGCTCTGACAGGAATGAAAAGTCTGAAAGGCCTCAGAGACAGGAGAGGCAGCCTAACCCGAATGCCAACTCTGCCGGTACCGGCCAGCCAAGAACGCAGAAACCTCAGCAGCCCAAGCCCCAGATGGAAAAAACAGAAGCCGTGACCGGTGCTGATGCTGAGAAAAAACCTAACCCGAACAAGAAAAAATTTAAAAAGAAGTTTCCTCCAAAAAAAGATAACAATGCGTAA
- a CDS encoding gliding motility lipoprotein GldH produces MRKILGLFSFILFLSCQSSSEGEVIMNSVDNKWNKKSEQKFNLEISDPEHPKNIIFVVRNNNEYPYSNIRLIVNFTNLQNKKKETDTLNYVLAKPNGEWLGTGFGDTKETLFQYKMNYRFPAKGMYEIGLIQAMRNDILPGIEDIGVKIETDKP; encoded by the coding sequence ATGCGTAAAATTTTAGGATTATTCTCATTTATCCTTTTCTTGAGCTGCCAGTCTTCTTCTGAGGGTGAAGTCATCATGAATTCTGTTGACAACAAGTGGAATAAGAAAAGCGAACAGAAATTTAATCTTGAAATTTCAGATCCTGAGCATCCTAAAAATATTATATTTGTTGTAAGGAACAACAATGAGTATCCTTACAGCAATATCAGGTTAATTGTTAATTTCACCAATCTTCAGAACAAGAAAAAGGAAACGGATACGTTAAACTATGTACTGGCCAAACCAAACGGGGAATGGCTGGGTACCGGATTCGGTGACACAAAGGAAACATTGTTTCAGTATAAGATGAACTACAGATTTCCGGCAAAAGGAATGTATGAAATAGGCCTGATCCAGGCGATGAGGAATGATATCTTACCGGGAATTGAAGACATTGGAGTAAAAATAGAAACGGATAAACCGTAA
- a CDS encoding penicillin-binding protein 1A: MEENRSNTGRKGKTFPLPPKKKNTAWKKWVRIIWLGLIAVVLGISGLFFAVSQGFLGEMPDVKELENPDIYVASEIISSDGVLLGKFEKEKTQPIIYKDLPPYLIYALQAKEDERFKEHSGIDLQSVARAVAYGGKRGGGSTITQQLAKLLFTNGASQNKFERAFQKLKEWVVAISLEKRYTKEEIVTLYFNKFDFLYNANGIEMASRIYFNKKTSQLTLPEAAMFVAMLENPVKNNPMRNPERAKTRRDVVLDQMLKTGYVDQETFEKAVATPITLDYHPIKNINDDYSAYYKFYLKKEIDNYLKDYEKENGKKLNLYKDGLKIFVTLDSKMQKYAEDAIREHLTDIQKRFDAEQRGRKSWPFYYLNDKQINSVMLQAMKRTGRYKQLKAAGVSEDSIMMEFKKPVKTSRFTWAGEEEVEMSPWDSIRWHKKVAQAGLMSMTPGTGEIKAWVGGIDWEHFQYDHIKQGKRQVGSTFKPFVYATAIMKLGMTPCSVVSNASFNKGTYHVPGRGGMLTLKDALAHSQNPVALRLAEMTGTQSVIQTARDLGVTEDISTSLPMALGSSDITIYEMVGAYSTFANYGNYNKPEMIWRIEDANGRVIKEVNVEPKEVMNPMYAYTMIELMKGVAQYGTASGELGRKGISKDIEIAGKTGTTQNNSDGWFMGIVPKLATGAWVGWEDRATHFLGTGEGQGAKMALPIWAIFMKKVWADKTLGVSPEDKFVKPSEWKDGCSNLKGLGGGYGDDGGLQTMDEIKNPRPAEPSGPKNPGKKEENINENLNTGEDIDFNNK, from the coding sequence ATGGAAGAAAACAGATCTAATACAGGAAGAAAAGGGAAAACCTTCCCTCTTCCTCCCAAAAAGAAAAATACCGCCTGGAAAAAATGGGTCAGAATAATCTGGTTAGGGTTAATTGCTGTGGTTTTAGGGATTTCAGGACTTTTCTTTGCCGTTTCCCAGGGGTTTCTCGGAGAAATGCCCGATGTAAAAGAGCTTGAAAACCCGGATATCTATGTTGCCTCTGAAATCATCTCCTCAGACGGGGTATTATTAGGCAAATTTGAAAAGGAAAAGACACAGCCTATCATTTACAAAGACCTTCCCCCTTATCTGATCTATGCCCTGCAGGCTAAAGAGGATGAGCGCTTTAAGGAACATTCAGGAATTGATTTACAGTCGGTTGCCAGGGCTGTTGCTTATGGCGGTAAAAGAGGTGGTGGTTCTACCATCACACAGCAGCTGGCGAAGCTTCTTTTCACCAATGGTGCCTCTCAGAATAAATTTGAAAGGGCTTTCCAGAAGTTAAAAGAATGGGTAGTAGCAATAAGTCTTGAAAAAAGATATACCAAGGAAGAGATCGTGACTTTATATTTCAATAAGTTCGATTTTTTATACAATGCTAACGGCATTGAAATGGCTTCCCGGATTTATTTCAATAAAAAAACATCCCAGCTTACCTTACCGGAAGCGGCTATGTTTGTAGCCATGCTTGAAAACCCGGTGAAAAACAATCCGATGAGGAACCCTGAACGGGCAAAAACCAGAAGGGATGTCGTATTGGACCAGATGCTGAAAACAGGATACGTTGACCAGGAAACCTTTGAAAAAGCAGTGGCCACGCCTATTACGCTGGATTATCATCCGATTAAGAATATCAACGACGATTATTCTGCGTATTATAAATTCTATCTTAAAAAGGAAATCGACAATTATCTTAAAGATTACGAAAAAGAAAACGGCAAAAAGCTGAACCTTTATAAAGACGGCCTGAAAATTTTCGTCACCCTTGATTCCAAGATGCAGAAATATGCAGAAGATGCAATCAGGGAACATTTAACGGATATCCAGAAAAGATTTGACGCAGAACAGAGAGGAAGGAAAAGCTGGCCGTTCTATTATCTGAATGATAAGCAGATCAACAGTGTAATGCTGCAGGCAATGAAAAGGACCGGACGTTACAAGCAGCTGAAGGCAGCAGGAGTTTCTGAAGATTCTATCATGATGGAATTTAAAAAACCGGTTAAAACATCAAGATTCACATGGGCAGGAGAAGAAGAAGTGGAAATGTCACCGTGGGATTCTATCAGATGGCACAAAAAAGTGGCTCAGGCCGGATTAATGTCCATGACCCCGGGAACAGGCGAAATCAAAGCCTGGGTTGGCGGTATTGACTGGGAGCATTTCCAGTATGACCACATCAAACAGGGAAAAAGACAGGTTGGTTCCACATTCAAGCCTTTTGTATACGCAACGGCAATTATGAAACTGGGAATGACACCTTGCTCCGTGGTTTCCAATGCAAGCTTTAACAAAGGGACTTATCACGTTCCGGGAAGAGGCGGAATGCTTACCCTGAAAGATGCTCTGGCACACTCTCAGAACCCCGTTGCGTTGCGTCTTGCTGAGATGACCGGAACACAGAGTGTTATCCAGACAGCAAGGGATCTCGGTGTAACAGAAGATATTTCGACCAGCTTGCCAATGGCCTTGGGTTCATCCGATATTACCATCTATGAAATGGTAGGTGCCTACAGTACCTTTGCGAATTACGGGAACTACAACAAGCCGGAAATGATCTGGAGGATTGAAGATGCCAACGGAAGGGTTATTAAAGAAGTTAACGTAGAGCCGAAAGAAGTAATGAACCCGATGTACGCCTATACGATGATCGAACTAATGAAAGGGGTTGCACAGTATGGTACTGCTTCAGGAGAATTGGGAAGAAAAGGAATCTCGAAAGATATAGAAATTGCAGGAAAAACAGGAACTACACAGAACAACTCTGACGGTTGGTTCATGGGAATCGTTCCGAAGCTGGCTACCGGCGCATGGGTCGGATGGGAAGACAGGGCAACCCACTTCTTGGGAACCGGTGAAGGGCAGGGAGCCAAAATGGCATTGCCGATCTGGGCTATTTTCATGAAAAAAGTCTGGGCAGATAAAACCTTAGGCGTTTCCCCTGAAGATAAGTTTGTAAAACCTTCGGAATGGAAAGACGGATGCTCCAACCTTAAAGGGCTGGGCGGCGGCTATGGGGATGACGGCGGTCTGCAGACCATGGATGAGATTAAAAACCCAAGACCCGCAGAACCTTCAGGGCCTAAGAATCCGGGTAAAAAAGAAGAGAACATCAATGAAAACCTGAACACCGGGGAAGATATTGATTTTAACAATAAATAA
- a CDS encoding protein adenylyltransferase SelO, translating into MNIQNIKQPFIKIFPGDLSGNPMQRNTPEVLFSTVKPAGFDHPQLIAFNEKLSEETGLGKFEEEDLDFLVGNNLPDNVKTYSTAYAGHQFGNWAGQLGDGRAILAGEIISHSGQRNEIQWKGAGATPYSRHADGRAVLRSSVREYLMSEAMFHLGIPTTRALSLAFTGEDVIRDMMYNGNPQYEKGAVVIRTAESFLRFGHFELMSAQGEYKTLQELADYTIKNYFKEITSEGEQKYKDFFENVGRRTADLMVEWYRVGFVHGVMNTDNMSVLGLTIDYGPYSMVDEYSLNFTPNTTDLPGRRYAFGKQGQIAQWNLWQLANALHPLIKDEKFLEDVLNDFGSYFWETHDRMLCRKFGFDQLLTNDEKFFSGWQSLMQDLQLDYTLFFSQLAKYDRSTELKTLFENVSYTFLNDEDLSRLAAFMGEYQSRLEKNIISKEKSLEIMNKTNPKFILRNYLLYQCIEEINEGKNEMLDKLTQALENPYEEIYPEFSVKRPSEYDDTSGCSTLSCSS; encoded by the coding sequence ATGAATATCCAAAATATAAAACAACCCTTTATAAAAATATTTCCCGGAGATCTCTCAGGTAATCCGATGCAGCGGAATACACCGGAAGTACTGTTCTCTACCGTAAAACCGGCAGGTTTTGATCACCCTCAACTCATTGCTTTCAATGAAAAGCTTTCGGAAGAAACCGGATTGGGAAAATTTGAAGAAGAGGACCTCGATTTCCTGGTGGGAAACAACCTTCCGGACAATGTCAAGACTTATTCCACGGCCTATGCAGGACACCAGTTCGGAAACTGGGCCGGGCAGCTGGGCGACGGGCGGGCCATCCTTGCCGGTGAAATTATCAGTCATTCCGGACAGAGAAACGAAATCCAGTGGAAAGGTGCCGGGGCAACCCCATATTCCAGGCATGCCGACGGAAGGGCTGTACTGAGGTCATCCGTCCGCGAATACCTCATGAGTGAAGCGATGTTCCACTTGGGCATCCCTACAACCCGGGCCCTGAGTCTGGCTTTCACGGGAGAAGATGTTATCCGGGATATGATGTACAACGGAAATCCACAATATGAAAAAGGTGCCGTTGTGATCCGTACAGCAGAAAGTTTTCTCCGCTTCGGGCATTTTGAACTGATGTCTGCCCAGGGAGAATACAAAACCTTACAGGAACTGGCAGATTACACCATTAAGAATTATTTTAAGGAAATTACTTCGGAAGGAGAACAGAAATACAAAGATTTTTTTGAGAACGTAGGCAGAAGGACGGCAGACCTGATGGTAGAATGGTACAGGGTCGGGTTCGTACATGGTGTGATGAATACTGATAATATGTCAGTTCTTGGTCTGACAATTGATTACGGCCCGTATTCAATGGTGGATGAATACAGCTTAAATTTCACGCCCAATACCACGGATCTTCCCGGAAGAAGATATGCTTTCGGGAAACAGGGGCAGATTGCACAATGGAACCTCTGGCAGCTTGCCAATGCACTTCACCCGCTCATTAAAGATGAAAAATTCCTGGAAGATGTCCTGAATGATTTCGGAAGCTATTTTTGGGAAACGCATGACCGGATGCTCTGCAGGAAGTTCGGGTTTGACCAGCTGCTTACCAATGACGAGAAGTTTTTCTCCGGATGGCAGAGCCTGATGCAGGATCTTCAGCTTGATTACACCTTATTTTTCAGCCAGCTTGCAAAGTATGATAGATCAACTGAACTCAAAACCCTGTTTGAAAATGTTTCCTATACTTTTCTGAATGATGAGGACCTTTCAAGACTGGCCGCTTTTATGGGGGAATATCAGTCAAGACTGGAAAAAAACATCATTTCAAAAGAAAAGTCCTTAGAGATCATGAATAAAACCAATCCTAAATTTATCCTGAGAAATTACCTGCTCTATCAATGTATCGAAGAAATCAATGAAGGAAAAAATGAAATGCTTGACAAGTTAACCCAAGCCCTGGAAAATCCCTATGAGGAAATTTATCCTGAATTTTCAGTAAAAAGGCCTTCAGAATATGATGATACTTCGGGATGTTCAACACTTTCTTGCAGTTCATAA
- a CDS encoding DUF6080 domain-containing protein, with protein sequence MSKFKTKFIQFFKLIFPSTGLELVVFLFFLVIYGYLGSYIAIHHKIIFDSRIPWDAYFSFDNKSIVLTGGSFERHPLSYYFFNWIRELALLFSDGKMDGNFRFALAWFSNIAVSLSVLQVFKYLKNIIQLPLGINIVLILFFGSFSTTILLSFTPENFTYTFFLLTLFNHYSAIKLKKEEKIPALALVFSGVTVGGLTVTNIVKIFIPVLFEKGLFKNLKKFGNAAFRVALTCICFVLLYLNRIDFKYQNIFSKTSEQYEKFSNARSTPVWDMVSSYFFGGNILFSNFIIRDKHNMKGFEYKGIIMDVYSSWIPYLFIAVLLGLILWSYYKNFNNRLVQVVMISLFVDIIIHCIMKFGIHTSYIYGGHFVFVYPMLLGWLFYAYRESPKLLSLLTAVICILFVYLGTNNYIRMTEFFWFLNNYY encoded by the coding sequence GTGTCAAAGTTCAAAACAAAATTCATTCAATTTTTTAAATTAATTTTCCCGTCAACAGGACTTGAACTGGTGGTTTTCCTTTTCTTTCTGGTTATTTACGGATATTTAGGTTCATACATTGCCATCCATCATAAAATTATTTTTGACAGCAGGATTCCCTGGGATGCGTATTTCAGCTTTGATAACAAATCAATCGTCCTGACCGGCGGAAGTTTTGAAAGGCATCCGCTCTCCTATTATTTCTTCAACTGGATCCGTGAGCTGGCCCTGCTGTTTTCGGATGGGAAAATGGATGGGAATTTCAGGTTTGCCCTGGCCTGGTTCAGCAATATTGCGGTAAGCCTGAGCGTACTTCAGGTTTTTAAATACCTGAAAAACATTATTCAGCTGCCTTTAGGTATCAATATTGTACTGATCCTTTTTTTCGGGTCATTTTCCACCACCATCCTGCTCTCCTTTACCCCGGAAAATTTTACATACACCTTTTTTTTACTCACTTTATTCAATCATTACTCTGCCATAAAGCTGAAAAAAGAAGAAAAGATTCCGGCACTTGCGCTTGTCTTTTCAGGAGTTACCGTTGGAGGTTTAACCGTAACTAATATTGTCAAGATTTTTATTCCTGTGCTGTTTGAAAAAGGATTGTTTAAAAACCTGAAGAAATTCGGCAATGCGGCATTCAGAGTTGCCCTCACCTGTATCTGCTTCGTATTGTTATATTTAAACCGCATTGATTTTAAGTACCAGAATATCTTCAGCAAAACAAGCGAACAGTACGAAAAATTTTCAAACGCCAGGTCAACGCCGGTCTGGGATATGGTTTCTTCCTACTTTTTCGGCGGCAACATCCTGTTTTCAAACTTTATCATCCGCGATAAACACAACATGAAAGGTTTTGAATACAAAGGCATTATCATGGATGTGTATTCATCCTGGATTCCTTATCTCTTTATTGCTGTGCTTCTGGGACTTATCCTCTGGAGTTACTATAAAAATTTTAACAACAGACTCGTTCAGGTGGTTATGATTTCTCTTTTTGTGGACATCATCATCCACTGCATCATGAAGTTCGGAATCCACACCTCTTACATTTATGGCGGGCACTTTGTTTTTGTGTATCCGATGCTGTTGGGATGGTTGTTTTACGCTTACAGAGAATCACCGAAGCTGTTATCCTTACTTACTGCTGTGATCTGTATCTTATTCGTTTATTTGGGGACAAATAACTACATCAGAATGACGGAGTTTTTCTGGTTCTTAAACAACTATTACTAA
- a CDS encoding SPOR domain-containing protein has translation MKKFIKIFSILFLFAFYRIDAQQIVKRDTLAGTELMITMDSKVNASLESIEDKCTRTAVAVPSRDDDDYYVSSRPAKIYVPSRELTNSEICRKNPRILGYKIQITTVKSNEEANEVKSYFRKRFPNLKVETDASLRPNYKILAGSYFTKQSASSDLSRVREYFKSAIPVQYRIFCAEAK, from the coding sequence ATGAAAAAATTTATCAAAATATTTTCGATACTCTTTCTATTTGCATTTTATCGTATTGATGCACAACAGATTGTAAAAAGAGATACTCTGGCAGGGACTGAACTTATGATCACCATGGATTCTAAGGTGAATGCATCGCTGGAAAGTATTGAAGACAAGTGTACCAGAACGGCAGTTGCCGTACCATCCAGGGATGATGACGATTATTATGTATCTTCCAGGCCTGCAAAGATTTATGTTCCCAGCAGAGAACTTACCAATTCAGAAATCTGCAGGAAAAATCCAAGAATCTTAGGGTACAAAATACAGATTACCACGGTAAAAAGTAATGAAGAAGCGAATGAAGTGAAATCCTATTTCAGAAAGAGGTTTCCGAACCTCAAAGTAGAAACCGATGCTTCGCTGAGACCCAATTATAAAATTTTGGCGGGCAGTTATTTTACCAAACAGAGTGCATCTTCTGATCTTTCTAGGGTGAGGGAATATTTTAAATCTGCCATTCCGGTACAATACAGGATTTTCTGTGCGGAAGCAAAATAG
- a CDS encoding c-type cytochrome translates to MISWRKHYRKTLIAIGLLLSTSASIYGQEGDPNNGEKLFKANCTACHALDKQVVGPPLKGVVERVKTEGGVDTDWLHKWIKDNKSLRASGDKYANEIFEKYNKTEMQVFPNLTDKDIDDILAYTTNPPAAPAADEKKTTAETATATAAPANSSTTTNVVIISLLAIAALLVWILIKLRQLVKLGQSEELAGLNESRVKSFSEIYEKYHYIGKGIIAILALLAAYGVWNWIMWIGVYKGYKPEQPIYFSHKIHAGEQKIDCQLCHSSAKYGKVSEIPSMNVCMNCHRTISEYNAEHYMEPGKDKAFYDGEIQKIYAATGWNSEKQQYTGKTQPVEWTRIHNMPDFVYFNHSQHVVAGEQAIINSFNKKNPDNKIDVVCKACHGKIDTMNVVQMANDFTMGWCIECHRTTEVDMNNGYNKEYFKNLHDKLKKQYPKDGGKITVDAIGGLECGKCHY, encoded by the coding sequence ATGATTAGTTGGAGAAAGCATTATAGAAAAACGTTGATTGCAATAGGCTTATTGTTATCAACCAGTGCTTCAATTTACGGGCAAGAAGGCGATCCGAACAATGGTGAGAAACTTTTCAAAGCAAATTGTACAGCATGCCACGCACTAGACAAACAGGTTGTAGGGCCGCCGCTTAAAGGGGTTGTAGAACGGGTAAAGACAGAGGGTGGCGTGGATACAGACTGGCTTCACAAGTGGATCAAGGATAACAAATCTCTGAGAGCTTCCGGAGATAAGTACGCCAATGAAATTTTTGAGAAATACAACAAGACTGAGATGCAGGTCTTTCCAAATCTTACCGATAAGGATATTGATGACATCTTAGCTTACACCACTAATCCCCCTGCTGCACCTGCCGCTGATGAAAAGAAAACAACAGCAGAAACGGCAACCGCAACCGCAGCTCCGGCAAACAGTTCTACGACAACAAACGTAGTGATTATTTCACTTTTGGCCATTGCCGCTTTATTGGTATGGATCTTAATAAAACTGAGACAGCTTGTTAAGCTGGGACAGTCTGAAGAATTGGCCGGGCTTAACGAATCAAGGGTTAAATCATTCAGTGAAATCTATGAGAAATACCATTATATCGGTAAGGGAATAATTGCCATCCTTGCGCTTCTGGCTGCCTACGGAGTTTGGAACTGGATCATGTGGATCGGGGTTTACAAAGGATATAAACCGGAACAGCCGATTTATTTCTCCCATAAAATTCACGCCGGGGAACAGAAGATCGACTGTCAGCTTTGTCACTCCAGTGCCAAATACGGAAAAGTATCTGAAATCCCTTCTATGAATGTTTGTATGAACTGCCACAGAACAATTTCCGAGTACAATGCAGAACACTACATGGAACCAGGAAAAGACAAGGCATTCTATGACGGGGAAATCCAGAAGATCTATGCTGCTACAGGATGGAATTCTGAGAAACAGCAGTACACAGGGAAAACCCAGCCGGTTGAATGGACAAGAATCCACAACATGCCGGATTTCGTTTACTTTAACCACTCACAGCACGTGGTGGCCGGTGAACAGGCAATCATCAATTCTTTCAATAAAAAGAACCCTGACAACAAAATAGACGTTGTTTGTAAAGCATGTCACGGAAAAATAGATACAATGAATGTTGTTCAGATGGCCAATGACTTCACAATGGGATGGTGTATCGAGTGCCACAGAACGACTGAAGTTGATATGAACAACGGTTATAATAAAGAATACTTCAAGAATCTACATGACAAATTGAAAAAACAATACCCTAAAGATGGTGGTAAGATTACTGTAGATGCAATTGGAGGTCTTGAATGTGGTAAATGTCATTATTAA